In Ferribacterium limneticum, a genomic segment contains:
- the rplE gene encoding 50S ribosomal protein L5, giving the protein MARLQEFYKETVVADLSKQFGYKSVMEVPRITKITLNMGVGEAVADKKVLENAVGDMQKIAGQKPVTTKARKSIAGFKIRDGYPIGCMVTLRGPRMFEFLDRLVTVALPRVRDFRGVSGKGFDGQGNYNMGVKEQIIFPEIEYDKIDALRGMNISITTTAKSDAEAKALLAAFKFPFKN; this is encoded by the coding sequence ATGGCGCGTTTGCAAGAGTTTTACAAAGAAACCGTTGTTGCTGATCTGAGCAAGCAATTTGGTTACAAGTCCGTGATGGAAGTTCCGCGCATCACCAAGATCACCCTGAACATGGGTGTCGGTGAGGCGGTGGCTGACAAGAAGGTCCTCGAGAACGCCGTTGGCGACATGCAGAAGATCGCAGGTCAAAAGCCGGTGACGACCAAGGCCCGCAAGTCTATTGCCGGCTTCAAGATTCGTGACGGTTACCCGATCGGTTGCATGGTCACGCTGCGTGGTCCGCGCATGTTCGAGTTCCTCGATCGTCTGGTCACCGTTGCGCTGCCGCGAGTTCGCGACTTCCGTGGTGTTTCTGGCAAGGGTTTTGATGGCCAGGGCAACTACAACATGGGCGTCAAAGAGCAGATCATTTTCCCGGAAATCGAGTACGACAAGATCGATGCTCTGCGGGGTATGAACATCAGCATCACCACGACCGCGAAATCCGACGCAGAAGCCAAGGCTCTGTTGGCGGCGTTCAAGTTCCCGTTCAAGAATTGA
- the rplX gene encoding 50S ribosomal protein L24: MEKIRKGDEIVVITGKDKGKHGTVLRRVDDEHVLVEGVNRAKKHVKPNPVKGVAGGIVDKDMPIHISNVALFNPATKKADRVGIKALEDGRKVRVFKSNGELVNA, from the coding sequence ATGGAAAAGATTCGTAAAGGCGACGAAATCGTCGTAATTACCGGTAAAGACAAAGGCAAGCACGGTACCGTGCTGCGTCGTGTCGATGATGAGCATGTGCTCGTCGAGGGTGTCAATCGTGCCAAGAAGCACGTCAAGCCAAACCCCGTAAAGGGTGTGGCGGGTGGCATCGTTGATAAAGACATGCCGATTCATATCTCCAATGTTGCGCTGTTCAATCCGGCGACCAAGAAGGCCGACCGTGTTGGCATCAAGGCGCTTGAGGATGGCCGCAAGGTTCGCGTGTTCAAGTCGAACGGCGAACTGGTCAACGCATAA
- the rpsN gene encoding 30S ribosomal protein S14: protein MAKLALINREEKRRKLVAQYAKKRAALEAIFNNASLSDDERYAARLKFQALPRNSSPSRLRNRCQLTGRPRGVFRKFGLCRHKIRELAFNGEVPGVVKASW from the coding sequence ATGGCAAAACTTGCTCTGATCAACCGTGAAGAAAAGCGCCGCAAGCTTGTGGCTCAGTACGCCAAGAAGCGTGCTGCCCTCGAGGCGATTTTCAATAACGCGAGCCTGTCGGACGATGAGCGTTACGCTGCCCGTCTGAAGTTCCAGGCCCTGCCGCGCAATTCGAGCCCGTCTCGTCTGCGCAACCGCTGCCAGCTGACCGGTCGTCCGCGTGGTGTTTTCCGTAAGTTCGGTCTGTGCCGTCACAAGATCCGCGAACTGGCCTTCAATGGCGAAGTTCCGGGTGTTGTTAAAGCCAGCTGGTAA
- the rpsQ gene encoding 30S ribosomal protein S17 has protein sequence MSETTSIKRTLVGRVVSDKMEKTVTVLVERKVKHPMYGKVMVRSKKYHAHNEGNSAKAGDLVEIVETRPVSRTKTWAVTSVLEKAIVV, from the coding sequence ATGAGCGAAACCACCAGTATCAAACGTACTCTCGTCGGTCGCGTTGTCAGCGACAAGATGGAAAAGACGGTTACCGTCCTCGTCGAACGCAAGGTCAAGCACCCCATGTACGGCAAGGTGATGGTTCGTTCCAAGAAGTATCATGCCCATAACGAGGGCAACTCGGCTAAGGCTGGTGATCTCGTCGAGATCGTCGAAACCCGTCCGGTTTCGCGTACCAAGACCTGGGCAGTGACGAGTGTTCTTGAGAAGGCGATCGTTGTATAA
- the rplP gene encoding 50S ribosomal protein L16 has product MLQPNRRKFRKEHKGRNEGLATRGTKVSFGEWGLKATGRGRLTARQIEAARRAMTRHIKRGGRIWIRIFPDKPISKKPAEVRMGNGKGNPEYWVAEIQPGKVLYEMDGVNEALAREAFALAAAKLPIATTFVTRHLG; this is encoded by the coding sequence AAGGAACACAAGGGGCGCAACGAAGGTCTGGCCACCCGCGGCACGAAAGTGTCGTTCGGTGAGTGGGGCCTCAAGGCAACCGGTCGTGGCCGCCTGACGGCGCGTCAGATCGAAGCTGCTCGTCGCGCCATGACCCGCCACATCAAGCGTGGCGGTCGCATCTGGATCCGTATCTTCCCGGACAAGCCGATTTCCAAGAAGCCGGCCGAGGTTCGTATGGGTAACGGTAAGGGTAATCCGGAGTACTGGGTCGCCGAAATCCAGCCGGGCAAAGTGCTGTATGAGATGGATGGTGTCAATGAAGCCCTAGCGCGCGAAGCTTTTGCACTCGCTGCCGCCAAGTTGCCGATTGCCACCACCTTCGTGACTCGTCATCTGGGGTAA
- the rpmC gene encoding 50S ribosomal protein L29 — MKASELRTKSVDELNKELLDLLRAQFGMRMQLATQQLSNTSQMSKVRRDIARVRTLIREKAVQQ; from the coding sequence ATGAAAGCTAGTGAATTGAGAACCAAGAGCGTGGACGAGCTCAACAAGGAATTGCTGGACCTGTTGAGGGCCCAGTTCGGTATGCGTATGCAGCTTGCTACCCAGCAGCTGTCCAATACCAGCCAAATGTCCAAGGTGCGTCGCGACATCGCTCGCGTTCGCACGCTTATCCGTGAAAAGGCGGTGCAGCAATGA
- the rplN gene encoding 50S ribosomal protein L14, translating into MIQMQTTLDVADNTGARSVMCIKVLGGSRRRYAGIGDIIKVSIKDAAPRGRVKKGDVYNAVVVRTAKGVRRPDGSLVRFDGNAAVLLNNKLEPIGTRIFGPVTRELRTERFMKIVSLAPEVL; encoded by the coding sequence ATGATTCAGATGCAGACAACTCTGGATGTCGCCGATAACACCGGCGCACGTTCAGTAATGTGTATCAAAGTGCTCGGTGGATCCAGGCGCCGCTATGCTGGTATTGGTGACATCATCAAGGTCAGCATCAAGGATGCTGCGCCGCGTGGCCGCGTCAAGAAGGGCGATGTCTACAATGCCGTGGTGGTTCGTACCGCCAAGGGCGTTCGTCGTCCCGATGGTTCGCTGGTTCGCTTTGATGGCAATGCCGCCGTTCTTCTCAACAACAAGCTCGAGCCGATCGGCACGCGCATCTTTGGCCCGGTAACCCGCGAACTGCGTACCGAGCGCTTCATGAAGATCGTGTCCCTGGCTCCTGAAGTGCTGTAA
- the rpsH gene encoding 30S ribosomal protein S8: MAMSDPIADMLTRIRNAQLAEKASVSMPSSKVKVAIAAVLKDEGYVDDFAVRQADGKPTLDIALKYYAGRPVIERIERVSKPGLRIYKGCEDIPRVMNGLGVAIVSTPKGVMTDRKARASKVGGEVLCIVA, translated from the coding sequence ATGGCTATGAGCGATCCGATCGCGGACATGCTGACTCGCATCCGCAACGCCCAGCTCGCCGAGAAGGCGTCTGTCTCCATGCCCTCGTCCAAAGTCAAGGTGGCTATCGCCGCCGTGCTCAAGGATGAAGGTTACGTTGATGATTTCGCAGTTCGTCAGGCTGATGGCAAGCCGACCCTCGATATCGCACTCAAATATTACGCCGGTCGCCCGGTCATTGAGCGCATCGAGCGTGTCTCCAAGCCCGGTCTGCGTATCTACAAGGGTTGCGAAGACATTCCTCGCGTCATGAACGGTCTGGGTGTCGCCATCGTGTCGACCCCAAAGGGCGTCATGACTGATCGCAAGGCTCGCGCCAGCAAGGTCGGCGGCGAAGTTCTCTGCATCGTGGCATAA